The following coding sequences lie in one Fibrobacter sp. UWT2 genomic window:
- the dnaE gene encoding DNA polymerase III subunit alpha, translated as MAFVHLQVHSEFSVLQSSARLDGILAAAADENAPAVALTDHGAMFGILEIQTRGKDMNKARKEKGLPPVKTIYGCHIYVDTSSANQKDPITFERLTLLVENEAGYYNLLRIVSYRYEDGDRWAEIPSVPLSVIEEHKEGIIAIAGDFFSKYGQSVAAGRNSVAREYMEALDKIFDHDHLYISVCDNGVPQQKLLNDFNVQLAGELGREIVAVADVHYIKAEDAEAHKVLRCISLKETLNGFDDKRFPTDKFYFRSEAEMVELFGHIPGAIENTVKIAERCNYTVKTGIGDEFWPRFKIPDEFLASEEYQSIKAIMKAEFDAEYPVVRERELKGVIKDKKKKVQESYCAEKGIEPDALTDDDKAEIERLSQPEFFDEADNKAWDKAVHRWCKPGSDSDIYITHLCNQRLQWRFPKEDFKFPAHETDVGKRMYKELNCIRNMNVAGYLLIVWDFINWSREHGIPVGPGRGSAAGSLVTYIIGITDIDPLTFDLLFERFLNPERVSMPDIDTDFADRDRGRVIQYVTDKYGKECVGQIITYGMLKSKAVITDVARVLGLPPAEAKQITKLFPQRTLNFSLKQAWTGKDKKGNNLEDGYSPEPLQAMIGSRASYQNLWDIAKKLEDLPRQTGVHACGVVITPTPIYNLAPLYRAAPEDTPVVMYDKHYAEDIGLLKMDFLGLINLSIIQDTVNMVKKNRSIELDMGHIPLDDKETFDLLGKGMTTTVFQFESPGMQKYLRELKPTRIFDLIAMNALYRPGPIDQIPHFIARKNGQEEIDCYHPDLEQVLGETYGVIVYQEQVMKLAQILGGYTLGGADNIRRIMAKKMPEKMAKLEPEFFQKCLDKGYDKDMIQKVWNAVLPFCGYAFNKSHAAAYAYVAYQTAYLKAHYGPEYMAASMTSKMGKTEDIVTIILECKRLDIEVVSPNINASMGEFVANKEGQILFGLAGIRNVGLAVVEDIIAERERRGKFKDIFDFCKRVTEYQGEQKEKRPPMNKRLIESLIMAGALDEFPGNRAVLMATVDRAMEVAARSQEDKDRGQMSLFDMGGGAPSMDSSAEVLEEAEEWSAMEMLNKERDVVGMFLSGHPLDEFRPELQGFTSCSLDEEELERHEGGTVIVGGVVTKLRSIETKRGDTIGAGSIQDFHGDLEMFFKKDLWEKFRDTVALDDRVLVKGTLEHQRMGDGMQLVVEEVIQLDRVRSDMVSHIHVVFYSSMVDDAFADKLMTAMEKYEPFEGERGCEIVAHVETESGNVHVLSLKNKKVVYTPELLQFLRKDLGALKVWVSNRAKR; from the coding sequence ATGGCTTTTGTTCACCTGCAAGTTCATTCTGAATTTTCTGTTTTACAGTCTTCTGCTCGTCTAGACGGTATTTTGGCTGCCGCTGCCGACGAAAACGCACCTGCAGTCGCCCTTACCGACCATGGCGCGATGTTCGGTATTCTAGAAATTCAGACTCGCGGAAAAGACATGAACAAGGCCCGCAAAGAAAAGGGCCTCCCGCCGGTAAAGACAATTTACGGCTGCCACATTTATGTGGACACTTCGAGCGCGAACCAGAAAGATCCGATCACGTTTGAGCGATTGACGCTCCTGGTCGAAAACGAGGCGGGATATTATAACTTGCTCCGCATTGTGAGTTACCGTTACGAAGACGGTGACCGCTGGGCAGAAATTCCGTCGGTGCCGCTGTCGGTTATCGAAGAGCATAAAGAAGGCATTATCGCCATTGCAGGCGATTTCTTTAGCAAGTACGGTCAGAGTGTAGCGGCGGGGCGCAATAGTGTTGCCCGCGAATACATGGAGGCCCTCGACAAGATTTTTGACCATGACCATCTGTACATTTCGGTGTGCGACAACGGCGTGCCTCAGCAAAAGTTGCTGAACGATTTTAACGTACAGTTGGCTGGTGAACTCGGTCGTGAAATTGTGGCGGTCGCAGATGTCCATTACATTAAGGCCGAAGACGCCGAAGCACATAAGGTCTTGCGCTGCATTTCGCTTAAGGAAACGCTGAACGGTTTTGACGACAAGCGCTTTCCGACCGATAAGTTCTATTTCCGCAGCGAAGCCGAAATGGTGGAGTTGTTCGGGCATATTCCGGGCGCCATTGAGAATACGGTCAAGATTGCAGAACGCTGTAACTATACGGTGAAAACCGGTATCGGCGATGAATTCTGGCCGCGCTTCAAGATTCCCGATGAATTTTTGGCTTCTGAAGAATACCAAAGCATCAAGGCCATCATGAAGGCGGAATTCGATGCGGAATATCCGGTCGTACGCGAACGCGAACTTAAGGGCGTCATCAAGGACAAGAAGAAAAAGGTGCAGGAGTCTTACTGCGCCGAAAAGGGGATTGAACCCGATGCCTTGACCGACGATGACAAAGCCGAAATCGAACGATTGTCTCAACCGGAATTCTTTGACGAAGCCGATAATAAGGCTTGGGATAAGGCGGTACATCGCTGGTGTAAGCCTGGCTCCGATTCTGACATCTACATTACGCACCTTTGTAATCAACGACTCCAGTGGCGTTTCCCGAAAGAGGACTTTAAGTTCCCTGCCCACGAAACCGATGTGGGTAAGCGCATGTACAAGGAACTGAACTGTATCCGCAACATGAACGTGGCGGGTTACCTCTTGATTGTGTGGGACTTTATCAACTGGTCTCGTGAACACGGAATTCCCGTAGGTCCGGGCCGTGGATCTGCTGCAGGTTCTCTAGTCACTTACATTATCGGTATTACCGACATCGACCCGCTCACCTTCGATCTCCTTTTTGAACGATTCCTGAACCCTGAACGTGTGTCCATGCCGGATATCGATACCGACTTTGCGGATCGTGACCGCGGTCGCGTGATTCAGTACGTGACGGACAAGTATGGCAAGGAATGCGTGGGCCAGATTATTACCTACGGTATGCTCAAGTCCAAAGCGGTGATTACCGACGTGGCTCGCGTCTTGGGACTTCCGCCTGCCGAAGCAAAGCAGATTACCAAGCTGTTCCCGCAGCGTACCTTGAACTTTAGCCTAAAGCAGGCTTGGACGGGTAAAGACAAGAAGGGCAACAACCTGGAAGATGGTTACAGCCCGGAACCCTTGCAGGCGATGATCGGTAGCCGCGCCAGCTACCAGAACCTTTGGGATATCGCTAAAAAGCTCGAAGATTTGCCGCGCCAGACGGGTGTGCATGCTTGCGGCGTGGTGATTACGCCGACCCCGATTTATAACCTTGCGCCTTTGTACCGTGCCGCCCCCGAAGATACTCCGGTGGTGATGTACGACAAGCATTACGCCGAAGACATCGGACTTTTGAAGATGGACTTCCTTGGCCTTATCAACTTGTCGATCATTCAAGACACGGTGAACATGGTCAAGAAGAATCGTTCGATTGAACTTGACATGGGTCATATTCCTTTGGATGATAAGGAAACGTTCGACTTGCTCGGCAAGGGGATGACCACGACGGTGTTCCAGTTCGAATCTCCGGGTATGCAAAAATACCTGCGCGAACTGAAGCCCACCCGAATCTTTGACTTGATCGCTATGAACGCCCTGTATCGTCCGGGGCCGATTGACCAGATTCCGCACTTTATTGCCCGTAAGAACGGCCAAGAAGAAATCGACTGCTATCACCCTGACTTGGAACAGGTGCTGGGTGAAACCTACGGCGTGATCGTGTACCAGGAACAGGTGATGAAACTGGCCCAGATTCTGGGTGGATACACCCTGGGTGGCGCTGACAACATCCGCCGTATCATGGCCAAAAAGATGCCTGAAAAGATGGCGAAACTCGAACCGGAGTTTTTCCAGAAATGCTTGGACAAGGGCTACGATAAGGACATGATTCAAAAGGTGTGGAATGCGGTGCTCCCGTTCTGCGGATACGCATTCAACAAGAGTCATGCTGCAGCTTACGCTTACGTGGCATACCAGACAGCATACCTGAAGGCGCATTATGGCCCTGAATACATGGCCGCTTCGATGACCTCGAAGATGGGTAAGACTGAAGATATCGTGACGATTATTCTGGAATGCAAGCGCCTCGATATCGAAGTGGTGTCGCCCAACATTAATGCGTCGATGGGCGAATTTGTGGCCAATAAAGAAGGCCAGATTCTGTTCGGCTTGGCGGGTATTCGTAACGTGGGCCTCGCTGTCGTCGAAGACATTATTGCCGAAAGAGAACGCCGTGGCAAGTTCAAGGACATTTTTGATTTCTGCAAGCGCGTGACCGAATACCAGGGCGAACAAAAAGAAAAACGCCCGCCCATGAACAAGCGCCTTATCGAAAGCTTGATTATGGCTGGCGCCCTTGACGAATTCCCGGGCAACCGCGCCGTACTCATGGCAACTGTGGACCGCGCCATGGAAGTGGCTGCCCGCAGCCAAGAAGATAAAGACCGCGGTCAGATGTCGCTCTTTGACATGGGCGGCGGAGCACCTTCTATGGATAGCTCTGCCGAAGTCCTCGAAGAAGCAGAAGAATGGTCTGCCATGGAAATGCTCAACAAGGAACGCGATGTGGTGGGCATGTTCTTGTCGGGGCATCCGCTCGATGAATTCCGGCCGGAACTGCAGGGCTTTACCTCTTGCTCCTTGGACGAAGAAGAATTGGAACGTCACGAAGGCGGTACCGTGATTGTGGGCGGTGTGGTGACCAAGCTCCGTTCGATTGAAACCAAGCGCGGCGATACGATTGGCGCCGGCTCCATTCAAGACTTCCACGGCGACTTGGAAATGTTCTTCAAGAAGGACCTGTGGGAAAAATTCCGCGACACCGTGGCGCTTGACGACCGCGTGCTGGTGAAGGGAACGCTTGAACACCAGCGTATGGGTGATGGCATGCAGCTGGTTGTCGAAGAAGTCATCCAGCTGGACCGCGTACGTTCGGACATGGTGAGCCACATTCATGTGGTCTTCTATTCTTCGATGGTGGATGACGCCTTTGCCGATAAACTTATGACGGCCATGGAAAAATATGAACCCTTTGAAGGGGAACGTGGCTGTGAAATCGTTGCCCACGTGGAAACGGAATCGGGCAATGTCCATGTGCTTAGTCTCAAGAACAAGAAAGTGGTTTATACTCCCGAATTGTTGCAGTTTTTGCGCAAGGATCTAGGCGCCTTGAAGGTTTGGGTCTCGAACCGTGCCAAACGGTAA
- a CDS encoding bifunctional 2-polyprenyl-6-hydroxyphenol methylase/3-demethylubiquinol 3-O-methyltransferase UbiG, which translates to MYRNKARYDVAKLVPSDVKSVLEIGAGAGLNYVIYPKDAYKVAIEPENRTDTHTIDKVPGGFNEYHHVFYEQYTEDKKFDLVVMCDVLEHVNDPVDLINFCKKHLNPEGHILVSLPNFCCAENLLKIIITRDFRYFKPDEGEHALGVLDINHKTFWTKKSFVRFAKENGLEIEKIVGIRKQLKFMPGLLSHSSFIPFQYGFLTKLKK; encoded by the coding sequence ATGTACCGGAATAAAGCGCGTTATGATGTGGCCAAATTGGTGCCCAGTGATGTCAAGAGTGTCCTTGAAATTGGTGCTGGCGCCGGACTGAACTATGTAATTTATCCGAAAGACGCTTACAAGGTGGCGATTGAACCTGAAAATCGCACCGATACGCATACGATTGACAAGGTTCCGGGCGGTTTTAACGAATACCACCACGTGTTTTACGAACAGTACACCGAAGACAAAAAGTTTGATCTCGTGGTCATGTGCGATGTGCTGGAACATGTGAACGATCCGGTTGACCTCATCAATTTCTGCAAAAAGCATCTCAATCCGGAAGGTCATATTCTCGTGTCGCTTCCGAATTTCTGCTGTGCCGAAAACCTTTTGAAAATCATCATTACCCGCGATTTCCGCTACTTTAAGCCGGACGAGGGTGAACATGCGCTGGGCGTTCTGGATATCAACCACAAGACCTTCTGGACCAAGAAGAGCTTTGTCCGCTTCGCTAAGGAAAACGGTCTCGAAATCGAAAAGATCGTGGGTATTCGCAAGCAGCTGAAGTTCATGCCTGGCCTTTTGAGCCATTCCAGCTTTATCCCGTTCCAGTACGGGTTCTTGACAAAACTAAAGAAATAA
- a CDS encoding lipid-A-disaccharide synthase, with amino-acid sequence MPNGKPYILFCAGEDSGDCIGEPLVKAIASQYVAKGSGGKRMQNAGLLPLVDFENLPVSGFGDVLPKYFELRKSFNKLKIALESPECLGLVAIDYPGFNMKLAKLAGKLRKPVLYVAPPQVWAWKRKRAQVLAKNPYAKLAVFFDFEEAVYKAAGCNVVRVQHPFCEADSVASHSSKNILLFPGSRKSQALRNLPVFLKAVQKTQNVILVAARQELVPAFKKYNLQVVVAPQSVEDRMSLYRSAEYAITAPGTATLELALSGVPFTVCTRPDPLTYVLGRLFIKTKFFALPNIILGRLVFPEHIVSPWCTRNNVNLSCTKCDDVSAEIREKLAVGKTLEQLAFEFLGQLVEREPQ; translated from the coding sequence GTGCCAAACGGTAAACCCTACATACTTTTTTGCGCGGGCGAAGATTCGGGGGATTGCATCGGCGAACCCCTTGTAAAAGCGATAGCTTCTCAATATGTGGCAAAAGGCTCGGGCGGCAAGCGTATGCAGAACGCAGGGCTATTGCCATTAGTGGATTTCGAGAACTTGCCGGTGTCCGGCTTTGGCGATGTCTTGCCGAAGTACTTCGAGCTGCGCAAGAGTTTTAATAAGTTGAAAATCGCGTTGGAGTCGCCGGAGTGCCTCGGCCTGGTAGCGATTGATTATCCGGGCTTCAACATGAAATTGGCGAAGCTGGCAGGGAAGTTGCGTAAGCCGGTTTTGTATGTGGCGCCCCCGCAAGTGTGGGCCTGGAAGCGTAAGCGTGCGCAAGTTCTAGCGAAAAATCCCTATGCTAAACTAGCGGTGTTCTTTGACTTTGAAGAGGCTGTTTATAAAGCTGCCGGTTGCAATGTTGTCCGCGTGCAACATCCTTTTTGCGAGGCTGATTCCGTTGCCTCTCATTCGTCAAAAAACATCCTTCTTTTTCCCGGGAGCCGCAAGTCCCAGGCCCTCCGTAATTTGCCCGTGTTTCTAAAAGCGGTGCAAAAGACACAGAATGTGATCTTGGTCGCCGCACGGCAGGAGCTGGTTCCCGCGTTTAAGAAGTATAATCTTCAAGTGGTTGTCGCTCCTCAAAGCGTTGAGGACCGCATGTCTCTTTATCGGAGTGCAGAATACGCCATTACTGCTCCTGGAACTGCCACCTTGGAATTAGCTCTGTCTGGAGTTCCCTTTACAGTATGTACCAGGCCGGATCCGCTGACCTATGTGCTTGGTCGTCTGTTTATCAAGACGAAATTTTTCGCCTTGCCGAACATCATACTGGGTCGTCTTGTGTTCCCAGAACACATCGTTTCCCCTTGGTGTACACGAAATAACGTGAACCTGTCGTGCACGAAGTGCGATGATGTAAGTGCGGAAATTCGTGAAAAACTTGCGGTCGGGAAAACCTTGGAGCAGTTAGCGTTTGAATTTCTTGGCCAACTCGTCGAGCGTGAACCGCAATAA
- a CDS encoding glycosyltransferase family 1 protein — protein sequence MNMKSNAPKPDLKIAIDARMVARSGIGTCIQHWLKNVGYEIALGNPEELVAYKDVPKHIPFICGIYGYKEQLKFPYRALYREKPDVLHIPHCNVPLFYRGKMIATIHDLTHLIYPEFLPMKIVHWYFKFIFWFISKRADKIIVVSESTKRDLLRLYKTDESKIRVIPSGVGKEFVRKTPQEYDYLYEKFNIPRDKKILLYVGNLLPHKNLNGLLKGFAQMKGKENCRLIFVGKAFDGRTKATQEKELGIEDLTIHAGMVSQDDLVNFYNLADLFVLPSLYEGFGLPILEAFACGTPVACSNTSSMPEVGGNVANYFNPTNPASIADTLEKSIDDKGKYDAEIDAWVSRFSWEDSAKKIRETAESLFL from the coding sequence ATGAACATGAAAAGCAACGCCCCAAAGCCGGATTTGAAAATCGCGATTGACGCCCGAATGGTCGCCCGTTCCGGTATTGGCACCTGCATCCAGCATTGGTTAAAGAACGTGGGTTACGAAATCGCCCTCGGGAATCCCGAAGAATTGGTAGCCTACAAGGACGTGCCCAAGCACATTCCGTTCATCTGCGGCATTTACGGCTACAAGGAACAGCTTAAATTCCCCTACCGGGCTCTCTACCGCGAAAAGCCAGACGTTTTGCACATTCCCCACTGCAACGTGCCCTTGTTCTACCGCGGCAAGATGATTGCGACGATCCATGATCTCACGCACTTGATTTACCCCGAATTCTTGCCGATGAAAATCGTGCATTGGTACTTCAAGTTCATCTTCTGGTTCATTAGCAAGCGCGCCGACAAGATTATCGTCGTTTCCGAAAGCACTAAACGGGACCTGTTGCGCCTATACAAGACCGACGAATCCAAGATAAGGGTCATTCCCTCTGGAGTCGGAAAAGAATTCGTCCGCAAGACTCCCCAAGAGTACGACTACCTGTACGAGAAATTCAACATTCCCCGAGACAAGAAGATTCTCTTGTACGTCGGCAACTTGTTGCCACACAAGAACTTGAATGGTCTACTTAAGGGTTTTGCCCAAATGAAGGGCAAAGAAAACTGCCGCCTGATTTTTGTAGGCAAGGCCTTTGACGGGCGCACCAAGGCCACCCAAGAAAAAGAATTGGGAATTGAGGACTTGACTATCCACGCCGGCATGGTGAGCCAAGACGACCTGGTGAACTTCTACAACCTGGCAGACCTTTTCGTTCTGCCCTCGCTGTACGAAGGATTCGGCCTGCCCATTCTCGAAGCATTCGCCTGCGGCACTCCCGTGGCCTGCTCCAACACCTCGTCGATGCCCGAAGTAGGCGGCAATGTGGCCAACTACTTCAACCCCACCAACCCGGCAAGCATCGCCGACACCCTTGAAAAATCGATTGACGACAAGGGCAAATACGACGCCGAAATTGACGCCTGGGTTTCCAGATTCTCTTGGGAAGATAGCGCCAAGAAAATCCGCGAAACAGCCGAAAGTTTATTTCTTTAG
- a CDS encoding lysylphosphatidylglycerol synthase transmembrane domain-containing protein — MAADKTVSKLFVKRILQLIVSVGGFAYIFYKIPLASVAENWSLGMAPWVLATLVAATLIMVIQANRWKGLSVQGPEIPFKTYYAYTAMGYFFNNLLPTGFGGDAVKSLAFGKKFNQTSQSISAVFLARIQGLLAMFLCFFIALPFALSKAEIPFIYTLIMTIALLVCMVIVILCLFSDKIPVPAFILNKLTFIPKMQKSLSIYRQYKKQVVLSSLDSLWLQLLTLFMAFAYFKAVGQSIDISILVVFTSITTIVSMLPISLNGIGVREGVQVALFTGILGIPAPIVLSAGLLGYIPLLFQAIQGAIVLIISKK, encoded by the coding sequence ATGGCAGCCGATAAGACAGTTTCTAAGCTCTTTGTCAAGCGGATACTCCAGCTAATCGTTAGCGTGGGTGGTTTTGCCTACATCTTTTACAAGATTCCGCTTGCAAGCGTAGCCGAGAACTGGAGCCTCGGGATGGCACCATGGGTTCTTGCCACCCTCGTTGCGGCAACACTGATCATGGTTATCCAGGCAAACCGCTGGAAAGGCCTTTCGGTACAAGGCCCCGAAATTCCCTTCAAGACTTACTACGCCTACACCGCCATGGGGTACTTCTTCAACAACCTGCTCCCCACGGGCTTTGGTGGCGACGCCGTAAAATCCTTGGCTTTCGGGAAAAAATTCAACCAGACGAGCCAATCCATTTCGGCAGTGTTCCTCGCCCGCATTCAGGGCCTTTTGGCCATGTTCCTCTGCTTCTTTATTGCGCTCCCCTTCGCCTTAAGCAAAGCGGAAATCCCTTTTATTTACACCCTAATTATGACCATCGCCCTTTTAGTCTGCATGGTCATTGTGATTCTTTGCCTTTTTTCGGATAAAATTCCAGTTCCCGCGTTCATTTTAAACAAACTCACCTTCATCCCCAAAATGCAGAAAAGCCTGTCCATTTACAGGCAGTATAAAAAACAAGTTGTTCTATCGTCTTTGGATTCCCTGTGGTTGCAACTCTTGACCCTTTTCATGGCATTCGCCTATTTTAAGGCCGTCGGCCAAAGCATCGACATCAGTATTTTGGTGGTTTTCACTAGCATTACCACCATTGTTTCAATGTTACCCATCTCTTTGAACGGTATTGGAGTCCGCGAAGGCGTTCAAGTGGCCCTTTTTACCGGTATTTTAGGAATTCCCGCCCCTATCGTGCTTTCCGCAGGACTTCTGGGCTATATTCCGCTGCTTTTCCAGGCAATTCAAGGTGCAATCGTGCTGATTATCAGCAAGAAATAG
- a CDS encoding LamG-like jellyroll fold domain-containing protein, translating into MSRKMVKWLSASSLMFLGAFIWGCSESDPAPENFVSDGNSELLKNDATGMWARIDELGIAGYFDSLSQNGGAVVDVSAKVNGRCSSPALAMDENTRYLDELESLFDEGEQVEGVCGYGLKLQDGQVAPLGVNLIDSMKVGTVEFWFRPNADFYDAPRTLIGNDGARVHFFYKNGELYFQKNHHNQHYYVNGSAKLKDDDWNLIAGQWGDGYMSVWLNGKMVARMEHDKGYAPATRGIPFENLVVIGYKSDCCMEGPGQYSAMTTSGSFDQFRISNIPRNKMTDDSVTVATNDVSDTADVDTVIADTVVADTAKIDTMPLPLDVSLWSLLAAQGTRYFEKVTPPVASAAVKKCAAPALVMDDSTLYLDELETVYREGELVDGVCGKALSLKTGEVAPTGINLIDAMPAGTVEFWFRPNDDFSGIPARTLLGNDGARVHFFYKNGALYFQKNHHNEHYFVKATVELQKDWNLIAGQWGNGSMSLWLNGQQVAVMEHNEGYEAANRDIPYENLFVIGYKSACCMEGPGQDTPMTTSGAYDQLRISNVVRYNSEDQSSVLEPDTTIAADTTIVMDTTIAMDTILTPVDTTATIDPITSSNSHDSAYVDSIDYTDTERYPLVVYDSLGRAAIFGIPFEDSKN; encoded by the coding sequence ATGAGTCGAAAAATGGTGAAATGGCTTTCGGCATCTTCTTTGATGTTCCTGGGAGCTTTTATTTGGGGATGTTCTGAATCGGATCCTGCTCCGGAAAATTTCGTTTCTGATGGAAATTCGGAGCTCCTGAAGAACGATGCCACGGGAATGTGGGCTCGTATTGATGAACTTGGAATTGCCGGCTATTTCGATTCTCTTTCGCAAAATGGCGGTGCTGTTGTTGACGTGTCGGCAAAGGTGAATGGCCGCTGCTCGTCGCCCGCCTTAGCAATGGACGAAAATACCCGTTACCTCGACGAATTGGAATCGCTGTTCGACGAAGGTGAACAGGTCGAAGGCGTCTGCGGCTATGGTCTTAAGTTGCAAGACGGTCAGGTGGCCCCCTTGGGCGTAAACCTGATTGATTCCATGAAGGTGGGAACCGTAGAATTCTGGTTCCGCCCGAACGCTGATTTTTATGATGCTCCGCGTACCCTTATCGGAAACGATGGTGCCCGTGTTCATTTCTTCTACAAGAATGGCGAGCTTTACTTCCAGAAGAATCACCACAACCAGCATTACTATGTCAATGGTTCTGCCAAGCTTAAAGATGATGACTGGAACCTGATTGCGGGCCAGTGGGGTGACGGTTACATGAGCGTGTGGCTCAACGGCAAGATGGTTGCCCGTATGGAACATGACAAGGGCTATGCTCCGGCCACGCGCGGTATTCCGTTCGAAAACTTGGTCGTGATCGGTTACAAGTCCGATTGCTGCATGGAAGGCCCCGGTCAGTATAGCGCAATGACTACTTCGGGTTCTTTCGACCAGTTCCGCATTTCGAACATTCCGCGTAACAAGATGACGGATGATTCTGTTACTGTTGCGACTAACGATGTTTCTGATACGGCTGATGTAGATACCGTTATTGCCGATACGGTAGTCGCTGATACCGCAAAGATCGATACGATGCCGCTGCCTTTGGATGTGTCGCTGTGGTCTTTGCTGGCAGCTCAGGGAACTCGCTACTTTGAGAAAGTAACGCCTCCGGTGGCTTCGGCTGCCGTTAAAAAGTGCGCCGCACCCGCTCTTGTAATGGATGATTCTACCCTTTATCTGGATGAGTTGGAAACTGTTTACCGTGAAGGCGAACTGGTTGATGGCGTTTGCGGCAAGGCACTTTCTTTGAAGACCGGTGAAGTCGCTCCGACGGGAATCAATCTGATTGATGCGATGCCTGCAGGTACCGTTGAATTCTGGTTCCGCCCGAATGACGATTTCTCGGGAATTCCTGCCCGTACGCTCCTCGGTAACGATGGAGCCCGTGTTCACTTCTTCTACAAGAATGGTGCGCTTTACTTCCAGAAGAACCATCACAATGAACATTACTTTGTGAAGGCTACCGTGGAACTGCAGAAAGACTGGAACCTGATTGCCGGCCAGTGGGGAAACGGTTCTATGAGCCTCTGGCTGAATGGTCAACAGGTCGCTGTCATGGAACACAACGAAGGTTACGAAGCCGCCAATCGTGACATTCCGTACGAGAATTTGTTTGTGATTGGTTACAAGTCGGCCTGCTGCATGGAAGGCCCCGGTCAGGATACGCCGATGACGACTTCGGGTGCATACGACCAGCTGAGAATCTCGAATGTGGTTCGCTACAATTCTGAAGATCAGTCCTCGGTACTTGAACCGGATACAACGATTGCCGCGGATACAACGATTGTCATGGATACGACGATTGCTATGGATACGATTTTGACCCCAGTGGACACCACTGCGACGATTGATCCTATTACCTCTTCAAATTCTCATGATTCGGCTTATGTTGATTCGATAGACTATACAGACACGGAACGTTATCCGCTTGTCGTGTATGATTCTTTGGGTAGAGCGGCTATTTTTGGCATTCCCTTTGAAGATTCAAAAAATTAA